From one Notolabrus celidotus isolate fNotCel1 chromosome 2, fNotCel1.pri, whole genome shotgun sequence genomic stretch:
- the sec22bb gene encoding vesicle-trafficking protein SEC22b-B has protein sequence MVLLTMIARLADGLPLAASMQEDEQLGRDLQQYQSQAKQLFRKLNDQSPTRCTLEAGSMSFHYFIEKGVCYLVLCEASFPKKLAFAYLEDLQAEFHEQHGKKVPTVSRPYSFIEFDTYIQKTKKSYIDSRARRNLGSINTELQDVQRIMVANIEEVLQRGEALSALDSKASNLTSLSKKYRSDAKYLNTRSTYAKLAAGGVFFIMLIVYVRFWWL, from the exons ATGGTGCTGCTGACGATGATCGCCCGGCTGGCTGACGGCCTCCCGTTAGCCGCCTCAATGCAGGAGGACGAGCAG TTGGGTCGGGATCTTCAACAGTATCAGAGTCAAGCAAAGCAGCTCTTCAGGAAGCTCAATGATCAGAGTCCAACACGCTGCACTTTAGAGGCTGGTTCAATGTCATTTCA CTATTTCATAGAGAAAGGCGTGTGCTACCTTGTGCTGTGTGAAGCCAGCTTTCCAAAGAAGCTCGCCTTTGCTTACCTAGAGGACCTGCAGGCAGAGTTCCACGAGCAGCACGGAAAGAAGGTCCCCACAGTCTCCCGACCTTACTCCTTCATTGAATTTG ACACCTACATCCAAAAAACCAAGAAGTCATACATCGACAGCCGAGCTAGGAGGAATCTGGGCAGCATCAACACAGAGCTCCAGGATGTACAGAGGATCATGGTGGCAAACATAGAGGaggtgctgcagagaggagaggctcTCTCTG CGCTCGACTCCAAGGCCAGCAACTTGACCAGCCTGTCGAAGAAGTACCGGAGCGACGCCAAGTATCTCAATACCCGCTCCACCTATGCCAAGCTTGCAGCTGGCGGTGTCTTTTTCATCATGCTCATTGTCTACGTCCGCTTCTGGTGGCTCTGA